A part of Gallus gallus isolate bGalGal1 chromosome 26, bGalGal1.mat.broiler.GRCg7b, whole genome shotgun sequence genomic DNA contains:
- the PLEKHA6 gene encoding pleckstrin homology domain-containing family A member 6 isoform X7 — translation MSSKAGSKRPANSSSSSEPSNHTMVTEVAPERPGGRASRSSRKGITFGKRSNSMKRNPNAAVTKSGWLYKQASSGVKQWNKRWFVLVDRCLFYYKDEKEESILGSIPLLSFRVAAVQPSDNISRKHTFKVTVCWVEEVPASNEQSLSPQAEHAGIRTYFFSAENTEEQESWIQAMGEAARVQIPPTQRHEKTDSENIPPSKHHHHHRNTVHHEHPKADPDAKTRGEGDGRGSEKLERKPERIESKKEPLAKANGIAGQEIPSEPGSPYPEAPRAPTSTERPPQPNGWPYTSPSRPGSTAYPPPDGESAAHRRSFAPRTNPEKIAQRKSSMTQLQQWVNLRRGNVPPEELRSPTRFYPVSRRVPDYYPPYSPQYPEDYQYYPPGVRPDSICSMPAYERVSPPWALEDKRHSFRNGGPYQLREWKEHPSFGRQDVPVWLPGRQPTYFDEVDAASGSLRRMSLQPRSRSVPRSPSQGSYSHTRVYSPVRSPSARFERLPPHGEEIYVDPGTFMMRRSISSPKYDYLGDRRPIPAGMYPYHYPASPTVHDKMDELLDLQLQRNLEYLDQQMSESETLISMVNRMVESSSPRAQLYMQVTTPFPEAYRETLHAYKISEQDTDKLLGKLCEQNKVLREQERLVQQLRAEKESLESALMGTHQELEMFGSQPAYPEKLLHKKESLQNQLINIRVELSQASTALANSTAEYETLESEVSALHDDLWEQLNLDIQNEMLNRQIQKEIWRIQDVMEGLRKNNPSRGTDTAKHRVAIGPSGTYSSNSPASPLSSASLTSPLSPFSLISGSQGSPTKPGPSEEPGPPRPPLPKSYIPLEPPPTVPPLPSESRPWPYPTSPSWQRGGESQRGQPKPSLEQSKKETQRTAAPGPTAEGLQSRQEQEAEKQAALNKVGIVPPRTKSPTEEEVVPTTGMLRRSASGMANGLGSRERPKSAVFANETKVKMSVEEQIDRMKRHQSGSMKEKRRSLQLPGSQQPDTPGTKAPASYKVVRRHRSIHEVDISDLEAALRSDEPGKVHETPREEIARLRKMELEPQHYDVDINKELSTPDKVLIPERYIELEPDTPLSPEEMKEKQKKVERIKTLIAKSSLQNVIPLGEGEVDAPQDPETQLQEQEKRIEISCALAAEASRRGRMLSAQCATPSPPTSPASPTPPTNPLSSEPSRVADCSHFMRV, via the exons ATGTCAAGCAAAGCAGGAAGCAAGCGCCCGgcgaacagcagcagcagcagcgagccCTCCAACCACACCATGGTGACGGAGGTGGCCCCGGAGCGGCCCGGAGGCCGG GCGTCGCGCTCCTCCCGTAAGGGCATCACCTTCGGGAAGCGCTCCAACTCCATGAAGAGAAACCCCAACGCCGCCGTCACCAAAAGCGGTTGGCTCTACAAACAG GCCAGCTCGGGGGTGAAGCAGTGGAACAAGCGCTGGTTCGTGCTGGTGGACCGCTGCCTCTTCTACTACAAAG atgagaaggaggagagcATCCTGGGCAGCAtccctctgctcagcttccGTGTGGCGGCCGTGCAGCCCTCCGACAACATCAGCAGGAAGCACACCTTTAAG GTGACGGTGTGCTGGGTGGAGGAAGTGCCAGCGAGTAACGAGCAGTCCCTGTCTCCCCAGGCCGAGCACGCTGGCATCCGGACGTACTTCTTCAGCGCTGAGAACACAGAGGAGCAGGAATCCTGGATCCAAGCCATGGGCGAAGCTGCCCGGGTGCAGATCCCCCCAACCCAGAG ACACGAGAAGACGGACTCTGAGAACATCCCCCCCagcaaacaccaccaccaccatcgTAATACCGTGCACCACGAGCACCCCAAAGCTGACCCCGATGCCAAGACCCGGGGTGAAGGCGATGGCCGTGGCTCAGAGAAACTCGAGAGGAAACCAGAGAGGATAGAGAGCAAGAAGGAACCCTTGGCCAAAGCCAACGGCATCGCCGGGCAAGAGATACCCTCCGAGCCCGGCAGCCCTTACCCCGAAGCACCGCGGGCGCCAACGAGCACAGAGCGGCCGCCCCAACCCAATGGTTGGCCCTACACATCCCCCAGCCGCCCTGGCAGCACTGCGTACCCCCCACCCGATGGGGAGAGCGCTGCCCACCGCCGCAGCTTCGCCCCCCGCACCAACCCCGAGAAGATCGCGCAGCGGAAGAGCTCCATGAcgcagctgcagcagtgggtgAACCTGCGCCGGGGCAATGTGCCCCCCGAGGAGCTGCGCAG ccccaccaGGTTTTACCCCGTGTCTCGCCGGGTGCCCGATTACTACCCCCCCTACTCACCCCAGTACCCTGAGGACTACCAGTACTACCCACCCGGCGTGCGCCCTGACAGCATCTGCTCCATGCCCGCCTACGAGCGGGTCAGCCCTCCCTGGGCACTGGAAGACAAGCGGCATTCCTTCCGCAACGGGGGTCCCTATCAGCTCCGGGAATGGAAGGAGCACCCCAGCTTCGGCCGGCAGGATGTCCCAGTCTGGCTCCCTGGTAGGCAGCCGACTTACTTCGACGAGGTGGATGCCGCCTCGGGATCGCTGCGGAGGATGTCACTGCAGCCCCGCTCCCGCTCCGTGCCCCGCTCGCCCAGCCAGGGATCCTACAGCCACACTCGGGTGTACTCCCCGGTGCGCTCACCCAGCGCCCGCTTTGAGCGGCTGCCGCCCCACGGAGAGGAGATTTATGTCGACCCCGGCACCTTCATGATGAGGAGATCCATCAGTTCTCCCAAG TATGACTATCTGGGTGACAGGCGGCCCATCCCTGCGGGAATGTACCCCTACCACTACCCAGCATCCCCCACGGTCCACGACAAGATG GATGAACTTTTAGACCTTCAGTTGCAAAGAAACCTAGAGTATTTGGACCAGCAG ATGAGCGAGAGCGAAACCCTGATCAGTATGGTGAACAGGATGGTGGAGAGCTCCTCCCCTAGGGCTCAGCTCTACATGCAA GTGACGACACCCTTCCCAGAAGCCTACAGGGAGACCCTGCATGCCTACAAGATAAGCGAGCAAGACACCGAT AAGCTGCTGGGGAAGCTCTGTGAGCAGAACAAAGTGCTGCGGGAGCAGGAGAGGCTGGTGCAACAGCTCCGAGCAGAGAAG GAGAGTCTGGAGAGTGCCCTGATGGGGACGCACCAGGAGCTGGAGATGTTTGGGAGCCAGCCCGCCTACCCTGAGAAGCTGCTGCACAAGAAGGAGTCCCTGCAGAACCAGCTCATCAACATCCGTGTGGAGCTGTCTCAGGCCAGCACG GCCTTGGCCAACAGCACGGCTGAGTATGAGACCCTGGAGAGCGAGGTGTCTGCCCTGCACGATGACCTCTGGGAGCAGCTGAACCTGGACATCCAA AATGAAATGCTCAACCGGCAGATCCAGAAGGAGATCTGGAGGATCCAGGATGTGATGGAGGGGCTGAGGAAGAACAACCCGTCCCGTGGCACCGACACTGccaagcacagag tggCCATCGGCCCCTCAGGCACCTACAGCTCCAACAGCCCCGCCAGCCCACTGAGCTCCGCCAGCCTCACCAGCCCCCTGAGCCCCTTCTCTCTCATCTCTGGCTCCCAGGGCTCACCCACCAAGCCAGGCCCCAGCGAG GAACCCGGCCCGCCTCGACCTCCCCTCCCCAAGTCGTACATCCCCCTGGAGCCTCCTCCGACTGTACCTCCACTCCCTAGCGAGAGCCGCCCCTGGCCGTACCCCACCTCCCCTTCCTGGCAGCGAGGCGGCGAGTCGCAGAGGGGACAG CCCAAACCAAGCTTGGAGCAAAGCAAGAAGGAGACGCAGCGAACGGCTGCCCCTGGCCCCACTgctgaggggctgcagagccggcaggagcaggaggcagagaagcAAGCTGCCCTCAACAAAG TGGGCATTGTGCCGCCCCGAACCAAATCTCCGacagaggaggaggtggtgcCCACAACAGGGATGCTGAGGAGGAGTGCCAGCGGCATGGCCAACGGGCTTGGCTCCCGG GAGAGGCCGAAGAGCGCTGTGTTTGCCAATGAGACAAAGGTGAAGATGAGCGTGGAGGAGCAGATTGACCGCATGAAACGCCACCAGAGTGGCTCCATGAAGGAGAAGCGGcgcagcctgcagctgcccgGCAGCCAGCAGCCCGACACCCCTGGTACGAAGGCACCTGCATCCTACAAAGTG GTGCGCCGGCATCGCAGCATCCACGAGGTGGACATCTCTGACCTGGAGGCAGCGCTGCGCTCTGATGAACCCGGCAAGGTGCACGAGACACCCCGAGAGGAGATCGCCCGGCTGCGCAAAATGGAGCTGGAGCCACAGCACTATGATGTGGACATCAACAAGGAG cTATCCACACCGGACAAAGTCCTCATCCCCGAGCGGTACATCGAGCTGGAGCCCGACACGCCACTCAGCCCCgaagaaatgaaggagaaacaaaagaaagtggAAAGGATAAAAACCCTCATTGCCAAGTCCAG CCTGCAGAATGTCATCCCCCTGGGTGAGGGTGAAGTGGACGCTCCCCAGGACCCCGAaacacagctgcaggagcaggagaagaGGATAGAGATCTCGTGTGCTCTGGCTGCTGAGGCATCTCGCCGGGGCCGCATGCTATCGG CTCAATGCGCTACCCCAAgccctcccacctccccagccTCCCCGACTCCACCGACAAACCCCCTCTCGTCTGAACCATCCCGGGTCGCCGACTGCAGCCATTTTATGCGTGTCTGA
- the PLEKHA6 gene encoding pleckstrin homology domain-containing family A member 6 isoform X4 — MSSKAGSKRPANSSSSSEPSNHTMVTEVAPERPGGRVRARVHVAQRATTEQMGSGGQTRALSSSSPPLQASRSSRKGITFGKRSNSMKRNPNAAVTKSGWLYKQASSGVKQWNKRWFVLVDRCLFYYKDEKEESILGSIPLLSFRVAAVQPSDNISRKHTFKAEHAGIRTYFFSAENTEEQESWIQAMGEAARVQIPPTQRHEKTDSENIPPSKHHHHHRNTVHHEHPKADPDAKTRGEGDGRGSEKLERKPERIESKKEPLAKANGIAGQEIPSEPGSPYPEAPRAPTSTERPPQPNGWPYTSPSRPGSTAYPPPDGESAAHRRSFAPRTNPEKIAQRKSSMTQLQQWVNLRRGNVPPEELRSPTRFYPVSRRVPDYYPPYSPQYPEDYQYYPPGVRPDSICSMPAYERVSPPWALEDKRHSFRNGGPYQLREWKEHPSFGRQDVPVWLPGRQPTYFDEVDAASGSLRRMSLQPRSRSVPRSPSQGSYSHTRVYSPVRSPSARFERLPPHGEEIYVDPGTFMMRRSISSPKYDYLGDRRPIPAGMYPYHYPASPTVHDKMDELLDLQLQRNLEYLDQQMSESETLISMVNRMVESSSPRAQLYMQVTTPFPEAYRETLHAYKISEQDTDKLLGKLCEQNKVLREQERLVQQLRAEKESLESALMGTHQELEMFGSQPAYPEKLLHKKESLQNQLINIRVELSQASTALANSTAEYETLESEVSALHDDLWEQLNLDIQNEMLNRQIQKEIWRIQDVMEGLRKNNPSRGTDTAKHRVAIGPSGTYSSNSPASPLSSASLTSPLSPFSLISGSQGSPTKPGPSEEPGPPRPPLPKSYIPLEPPPTVPPLPSESRPWPYPTSPSWQRGGESQRGQPKPSLEQSKKETQRTAAPGPTAEGLQSRQEQEAEKQAALNKVGIVPPRTKSPTEEEVVPTTGMLRRSASGMANGLGSRERPKSAVFANETKVKMSVEEQIDRMKRHQSGSMKEKRRSLQLPGSQQPDTPGTKAPASYKVVRRHRSIHEVDISDLEAALRSDEPGKVHETPREEIARLRKMELEPQHYDVDINKELSTPDKVLIPERYIELEPDTPLSPEEMKEKQKKVERIKTLIAKSSLQNVIPLGEGEVDAPQDPETQLQEQEKRIEISCALAAEASRRGRMLSAQCATPSPPTSPASPTPPTNPLSSEPSRVADCSHFMRV, encoded by the exons ATGTCAAGCAAAGCAGGAAGCAAGCGCCCGgcgaacagcagcagcagcagcgagccCTCCAACCACACCATGGTGACGGAGGTGGCCCCGGAGCGGCCCGGAGGCCGGGTGCGTGCCCGGGTCCACGTGGCACAGCGGGCAACGACGGAGCAGATGGGAAGCGGGGGTCAAACCCGGGCACTGAGCTCATCCTCTCCCCCTCTGCAGGCGTCGCGCTCCTCCCGTAAGGGCATCACCTTCGGGAAGCGCTCCAACTCCATGAAGAGAAACCCCAACGCCGCCGTCACCAAAAGCGGTTGGCTCTACAAACAG GCCAGCTCGGGGGTGAAGCAGTGGAACAAGCGCTGGTTCGTGCTGGTGGACCGCTGCCTCTTCTACTACAAAG atgagaaggaggagagcATCCTGGGCAGCAtccctctgctcagcttccGTGTGGCGGCCGTGCAGCCCTCCGACAACATCAGCAGGAAGCACACCTTTAAG GCCGAGCACGCTGGCATCCGGACGTACTTCTTCAGCGCTGAGAACACAGAGGAGCAGGAATCCTGGATCCAAGCCATGGGCGAAGCTGCCCGGGTGCAGATCCCCCCAACCCAGAG ACACGAGAAGACGGACTCTGAGAACATCCCCCCCagcaaacaccaccaccaccatcgTAATACCGTGCACCACGAGCACCCCAAAGCTGACCCCGATGCCAAGACCCGGGGTGAAGGCGATGGCCGTGGCTCAGAGAAACTCGAGAGGAAACCAGAGAGGATAGAGAGCAAGAAGGAACCCTTGGCCAAAGCCAACGGCATCGCCGGGCAAGAGATACCCTCCGAGCCCGGCAGCCCTTACCCCGAAGCACCGCGGGCGCCAACGAGCACAGAGCGGCCGCCCCAACCCAATGGTTGGCCCTACACATCCCCCAGCCGCCCTGGCAGCACTGCGTACCCCCCACCCGATGGGGAGAGCGCTGCCCACCGCCGCAGCTTCGCCCCCCGCACCAACCCCGAGAAGATCGCGCAGCGGAAGAGCTCCATGAcgcagctgcagcagtgggtgAACCTGCGCCGGGGCAATGTGCCCCCCGAGGAGCTGCGCAG ccccaccaGGTTTTACCCCGTGTCTCGCCGGGTGCCCGATTACTACCCCCCCTACTCACCCCAGTACCCTGAGGACTACCAGTACTACCCACCCGGCGTGCGCCCTGACAGCATCTGCTCCATGCCCGCCTACGAGCGGGTCAGCCCTCCCTGGGCACTGGAAGACAAGCGGCATTCCTTCCGCAACGGGGGTCCCTATCAGCTCCGGGAATGGAAGGAGCACCCCAGCTTCGGCCGGCAGGATGTCCCAGTCTGGCTCCCTGGTAGGCAGCCGACTTACTTCGACGAGGTGGATGCCGCCTCGGGATCGCTGCGGAGGATGTCACTGCAGCCCCGCTCCCGCTCCGTGCCCCGCTCGCCCAGCCAGGGATCCTACAGCCACACTCGGGTGTACTCCCCGGTGCGCTCACCCAGCGCCCGCTTTGAGCGGCTGCCGCCCCACGGAGAGGAGATTTATGTCGACCCCGGCACCTTCATGATGAGGAGATCCATCAGTTCTCCCAAG TATGACTATCTGGGTGACAGGCGGCCCATCCCTGCGGGAATGTACCCCTACCACTACCCAGCATCCCCCACGGTCCACGACAAGATG GATGAACTTTTAGACCTTCAGTTGCAAAGAAACCTAGAGTATTTGGACCAGCAG ATGAGCGAGAGCGAAACCCTGATCAGTATGGTGAACAGGATGGTGGAGAGCTCCTCCCCTAGGGCTCAGCTCTACATGCAA GTGACGACACCCTTCCCAGAAGCCTACAGGGAGACCCTGCATGCCTACAAGATAAGCGAGCAAGACACCGAT AAGCTGCTGGGGAAGCTCTGTGAGCAGAACAAAGTGCTGCGGGAGCAGGAGAGGCTGGTGCAACAGCTCCGAGCAGAGAAG GAGAGTCTGGAGAGTGCCCTGATGGGGACGCACCAGGAGCTGGAGATGTTTGGGAGCCAGCCCGCCTACCCTGAGAAGCTGCTGCACAAGAAGGAGTCCCTGCAGAACCAGCTCATCAACATCCGTGTGGAGCTGTCTCAGGCCAGCACG GCCTTGGCCAACAGCACGGCTGAGTATGAGACCCTGGAGAGCGAGGTGTCTGCCCTGCACGATGACCTCTGGGAGCAGCTGAACCTGGACATCCAA AATGAAATGCTCAACCGGCAGATCCAGAAGGAGATCTGGAGGATCCAGGATGTGATGGAGGGGCTGAGGAAGAACAACCCGTCCCGTGGCACCGACACTGccaagcacagag tggCCATCGGCCCCTCAGGCACCTACAGCTCCAACAGCCCCGCCAGCCCACTGAGCTCCGCCAGCCTCACCAGCCCCCTGAGCCCCTTCTCTCTCATCTCTGGCTCCCAGGGCTCACCCACCAAGCCAGGCCCCAGCGAG GAACCCGGCCCGCCTCGACCTCCCCTCCCCAAGTCGTACATCCCCCTGGAGCCTCCTCCGACTGTACCTCCACTCCCTAGCGAGAGCCGCCCCTGGCCGTACCCCACCTCCCCTTCCTGGCAGCGAGGCGGCGAGTCGCAGAGGGGACAG CCCAAACCAAGCTTGGAGCAAAGCAAGAAGGAGACGCAGCGAACGGCTGCCCCTGGCCCCACTgctgaggggctgcagagccggcaggagcaggaggcagagaagcAAGCTGCCCTCAACAAAG TGGGCATTGTGCCGCCCCGAACCAAATCTCCGacagaggaggaggtggtgcCCACAACAGGGATGCTGAGGAGGAGTGCCAGCGGCATGGCCAACGGGCTTGGCTCCCGG GAGAGGCCGAAGAGCGCTGTGTTTGCCAATGAGACAAAGGTGAAGATGAGCGTGGAGGAGCAGATTGACCGCATGAAACGCCACCAGAGTGGCTCCATGAAGGAGAAGCGGcgcagcctgcagctgcccgGCAGCCAGCAGCCCGACACCCCTGGTACGAAGGCACCTGCATCCTACAAAGTG GTGCGCCGGCATCGCAGCATCCACGAGGTGGACATCTCTGACCTGGAGGCAGCGCTGCGCTCTGATGAACCCGGCAAGGTGCACGAGACACCCCGAGAGGAGATCGCCCGGCTGCGCAAAATGGAGCTGGAGCCACAGCACTATGATGTGGACATCAACAAGGAG cTATCCACACCGGACAAAGTCCTCATCCCCGAGCGGTACATCGAGCTGGAGCCCGACACGCCACTCAGCCCCgaagaaatgaaggagaaacaaaagaaagtggAAAGGATAAAAACCCTCATTGCCAAGTCCAG CCTGCAGAATGTCATCCCCCTGGGTGAGGGTGAAGTGGACGCTCCCCAGGACCCCGAaacacagctgcaggagcaggagaagaGGATAGAGATCTCGTGTGCTCTGGCTGCTGAGGCATCTCGCCGGGGCCGCATGCTATCGG CTCAATGCGCTACCCCAAgccctcccacctccccagccTCCCCGACTCCACCGACAAACCCCCTCTCGTCTGAACCATCCCGGGTCGCCGACTGCAGCCATTTTATGCGTGTCTGA
- the PLEKHA6 gene encoding pleckstrin homology domain-containing family A member 6 isoform X15 produces MSSKAGSKRPANSSSSSEPSNHTMVTEVAPERPGGRVRARVHVAQRATTEQMGSGGQTRALSSSSPPLQASRSSRKGITFGKRSNSMKRNPNAAVTKSGWLYKQASSGVKQWNKRWFVLVDRCLFYYKDEKEESILGSIPLLSFRVAAVQPSDNISRKHTFKVTVCWVEEVPASNEQSLSPQAEHAGIRTYFFSAENTEEQESWIQAMGEAARVQIPPTQRHEKTDSENIPPSKHHHHHRNTVHHEHPKADPDAKTRGEGDGRGSEKLERKPERIESKKEPLAKANGIAGQEIPSEPGSPYPEAPRAPTSTERPPQPNGWPYTSPSRPGSTAYPPPDGESAAHRRSFAPRTNPEKIAQRKSSMTQLQQWVNLRRGNVPPEELRSPTRFYPVSRRVPDYYPPYSPQYPEDYQYYPPGVRPDSICSMPAYERVSPPWALEDKRHSFRNGGPYQLREWKEHPSFGRQDVPVWLPGRQPTYFDEVDAASGSLRRMSLQPRSRSVPRSPSQGSYSHTRVYSPVRSPSARFERLPPHGEEIYVDPGTFMMRRSISSPKVTTPFPEAYRETLHAYKISEQDTDKLLGKLCEQNKVLREQERLVQQLRAEKESLESALMGTHQELEMFGSQPAYPEKLLHKKESLQNQLINIRVELSQASTALANSTAEYETLESEVSALHDDLWEQLNLDIQNEMLNRQIQKEIWRIQDVMEGLRKNNPSRGTDTAKHRVAIGPSGTYSSNSPASPLSSASLTSPLSPFSLISGSQGSPTKPGPSEPKPSLEQSKKETQRTAAPGPTAEGLQSRQEQEAEKQAALNKVGIVPPRTKSPTEEEVVPTTGMLRRSASGMANGLGSRERPKSAVFANETKVKMSVEEQIDRMKRHQSGSMKEKRRSLQLPGSQQPDTPGTKAPASYKVVRRHRSIHEVDISDLEAALRSDEPGKVHETPREEIARLRKMELEPQHYDVDINKELSTPDKVLIPERYIELEPDTPLSPEEMKEKQKKVERIKTLIAKSSLQNVIPLGEGEVDAPQDPETQLQEQEKRIEISCALAAEASRRGRMLSAQCATPSPPTSPASPTPPTNPLSSEPSRVADCSHFMRV; encoded by the exons ATGTCAAGCAAAGCAGGAAGCAAGCGCCCGgcgaacagcagcagcagcagcgagccCTCCAACCACACCATGGTGACGGAGGTGGCCCCGGAGCGGCCCGGAGGCCGGGTGCGTGCCCGGGTCCACGTGGCACAGCGGGCAACGACGGAGCAGATGGGAAGCGGGGGTCAAACCCGGGCACTGAGCTCATCCTCTCCCCCTCTGCAGGCGTCGCGCTCCTCCCGTAAGGGCATCACCTTCGGGAAGCGCTCCAACTCCATGAAGAGAAACCCCAACGCCGCCGTCACCAAAAGCGGTTGGCTCTACAAACAG GCCAGCTCGGGGGTGAAGCAGTGGAACAAGCGCTGGTTCGTGCTGGTGGACCGCTGCCTCTTCTACTACAAAG atgagaaggaggagagcATCCTGGGCAGCAtccctctgctcagcttccGTGTGGCGGCCGTGCAGCCCTCCGACAACATCAGCAGGAAGCACACCTTTAAG GTGACGGTGTGCTGGGTGGAGGAAGTGCCAGCGAGTAACGAGCAGTCCCTGTCTCCCCAGGCCGAGCACGCTGGCATCCGGACGTACTTCTTCAGCGCTGAGAACACAGAGGAGCAGGAATCCTGGATCCAAGCCATGGGCGAAGCTGCCCGGGTGCAGATCCCCCCAACCCAGAG ACACGAGAAGACGGACTCTGAGAACATCCCCCCCagcaaacaccaccaccaccatcgTAATACCGTGCACCACGAGCACCCCAAAGCTGACCCCGATGCCAAGACCCGGGGTGAAGGCGATGGCCGTGGCTCAGAGAAACTCGAGAGGAAACCAGAGAGGATAGAGAGCAAGAAGGAACCCTTGGCCAAAGCCAACGGCATCGCCGGGCAAGAGATACCCTCCGAGCCCGGCAGCCCTTACCCCGAAGCACCGCGGGCGCCAACGAGCACAGAGCGGCCGCCCCAACCCAATGGTTGGCCCTACACATCCCCCAGCCGCCCTGGCAGCACTGCGTACCCCCCACCCGATGGGGAGAGCGCTGCCCACCGCCGCAGCTTCGCCCCCCGCACCAACCCCGAGAAGATCGCGCAGCGGAAGAGCTCCATGAcgcagctgcagcagtgggtgAACCTGCGCCGGGGCAATGTGCCCCCCGAGGAGCTGCGCAG ccccaccaGGTTTTACCCCGTGTCTCGCCGGGTGCCCGATTACTACCCCCCCTACTCACCCCAGTACCCTGAGGACTACCAGTACTACCCACCCGGCGTGCGCCCTGACAGCATCTGCTCCATGCCCGCCTACGAGCGGGTCAGCCCTCCCTGGGCACTGGAAGACAAGCGGCATTCCTTCCGCAACGGGGGTCCCTATCAGCTCCGGGAATGGAAGGAGCACCCCAGCTTCGGCCGGCAGGATGTCCCAGTCTGGCTCCCTGGTAGGCAGCCGACTTACTTCGACGAGGTGGATGCCGCCTCGGGATCGCTGCGGAGGATGTCACTGCAGCCCCGCTCCCGCTCCGTGCCCCGCTCGCCCAGCCAGGGATCCTACAGCCACACTCGGGTGTACTCCCCGGTGCGCTCACCCAGCGCCCGCTTTGAGCGGCTGCCGCCCCACGGAGAGGAGATTTATGTCGACCCCGGCACCTTCATGATGAGGAGATCCATCAGTTCTCCCAAG GTGACGACACCCTTCCCAGAAGCCTACAGGGAGACCCTGCATGCCTACAAGATAAGCGAGCAAGACACCGAT AAGCTGCTGGGGAAGCTCTGTGAGCAGAACAAAGTGCTGCGGGAGCAGGAGAGGCTGGTGCAACAGCTCCGAGCAGAGAAG GAGAGTCTGGAGAGTGCCCTGATGGGGACGCACCAGGAGCTGGAGATGTTTGGGAGCCAGCCCGCCTACCCTGAGAAGCTGCTGCACAAGAAGGAGTCCCTGCAGAACCAGCTCATCAACATCCGTGTGGAGCTGTCTCAGGCCAGCACG GCCTTGGCCAACAGCACGGCTGAGTATGAGACCCTGGAGAGCGAGGTGTCTGCCCTGCACGATGACCTCTGGGAGCAGCTGAACCTGGACATCCAA AATGAAATGCTCAACCGGCAGATCCAGAAGGAGATCTGGAGGATCCAGGATGTGATGGAGGGGCTGAGGAAGAACAACCCGTCCCGTGGCACCGACACTGccaagcacagag tggCCATCGGCCCCTCAGGCACCTACAGCTCCAACAGCCCCGCCAGCCCACTGAGCTCCGCCAGCCTCACCAGCCCCCTGAGCCCCTTCTCTCTCATCTCTGGCTCCCAGGGCTCACCCACCAAGCCAGGCCCCAGCGAG CCCAAACCAAGCTTGGAGCAAAGCAAGAAGGAGACGCAGCGAACGGCTGCCCCTGGCCCCACTgctgaggggctgcagagccggcaggagcaggaggcagagaagcAAGCTGCCCTCAACAAAG TGGGCATTGTGCCGCCCCGAACCAAATCTCCGacagaggaggaggtggtgcCCACAACAGGGATGCTGAGGAGGAGTGCCAGCGGCATGGCCAACGGGCTTGGCTCCCGG GAGAGGCCGAAGAGCGCTGTGTTTGCCAATGAGACAAAGGTGAAGATGAGCGTGGAGGAGCAGATTGACCGCATGAAACGCCACCAGAGTGGCTCCATGAAGGAGAAGCGGcgcagcctgcagctgcccgGCAGCCAGCAGCCCGACACCCCTGGTACGAAGGCACCTGCATCCTACAAAGTG GTGCGCCGGCATCGCAGCATCCACGAGGTGGACATCTCTGACCTGGAGGCAGCGCTGCGCTCTGATGAACCCGGCAAGGTGCACGAGACACCCCGAGAGGAGATCGCCCGGCTGCGCAAAATGGAGCTGGAGCCACAGCACTATGATGTGGACATCAACAAGGAG cTATCCACACCGGACAAAGTCCTCATCCCCGAGCGGTACATCGAGCTGGAGCCCGACACGCCACTCAGCCCCgaagaaatgaaggagaaacaaaagaaagtggAAAGGATAAAAACCCTCATTGCCAAGTCCAG CCTGCAGAATGTCATCCCCCTGGGTGAGGGTGAAGTGGACGCTCCCCAGGACCCCGAaacacagctgcaggagcaggagaagaGGATAGAGATCTCGTGTGCTCTGGCTGCTGAGGCATCTCGCCGGGGCCGCATGCTATCGG CTCAATGCGCTACCCCAAgccctcccacctccccagccTCCCCGACTCCACCGACAAACCCCCTCTCGTCTGAACCATCCCGGGTCGCCGACTGCAGCCATTTTATGCGTGTCTGA